In Microbacterium binotii, one DNA window encodes the following:
- a CDS encoding GntR family transcriptional regulator: MITIDERSPQPVFAQIHDQIGGLIRAGTLPAGQKLPSVRQLAKDLQVAAGTVMRAYTELEADGLIETRAGSAARVRAGHRLPEGVRSAASALISAARQHDMSMWDTVQVVQALWTTESENRPIHDDVIT; the protein is encoded by the coding sequence GTGATCACCATCGACGAGCGCAGCCCGCAGCCCGTCTTCGCTCAGATCCACGATCAGATCGGTGGACTGATTCGCGCCGGCACGCTCCCTGCCGGGCAGAAGCTGCCGTCGGTGCGTCAGCTCGCGAAGGATCTGCAGGTGGCTGCCGGAACAGTGATGCGCGCGTATACAGAGTTGGAGGCGGACGGACTCATCGAGACGCGGGCGGGAAGCGCGGCTCGCGTTCGCGCCGGCCACCGCCTGCCGGAAGGCGTGCGAAGCGCCGCCTCCGCGCTGATCTCGGCCGCGCGCCAGCACGACATGAGCATGTGGGACACGGTTCAGGTGGTTCAAGCGCTGTGGACGACCGAGAGCGAGAATCGCCCCATCCATGACGACGTGATCACCTGA
- the rsfS gene encoding ribosome silencing factor, with translation MTLTDASVEVLQIAARAADAKGGEDLVALDVSEPLPLVDIFLLVTGRNERNVAAIADEIEEQLLEHGVKRLRREGREESRWILLDFGDLVVHVFHEQERVFYGLERLWKDCPTVPIDLPVSTRPE, from the coding sequence ATGACCCTCACCGACGCATCCGTCGAGGTGCTGCAGATCGCCGCACGCGCGGCCGACGCGAAGGGCGGCGAGGACCTCGTGGCCCTCGACGTCTCGGAGCCGCTGCCGCTCGTCGACATCTTCCTTCTGGTCACGGGGCGCAACGAGCGCAACGTGGCAGCCATCGCCGACGAGATCGAGGAGCAGCTGCTCGAGCACGGCGTCAAGCGTCTGCGCCGGGAGGGTCGCGAGGAGTCGCGCTGGATCCTGCTGGACTTCGGCGACCTCGTCGTGCACGTCTTCCACGAGCAGGAGCGCGTCTTCTACGGCCTCGAGCGCCTGTGGAAGGACTGCCCGACGGTTCCCATCGACCTGCCGGTGTCGACGCGCCCGGAGTGA
- the nadD gene encoding nicotinate-nucleotide adenylyltransferase, with protein sequence MSAGRAPRIGVMGGTFDPVHHGHLVAASEVAASFDLDEVIFVPTGEPWQKSQVTESEHRYLMTVIATASNPDFSVSRVDIDRSGPTYTIDTLRDLQAQRPDAELFFITGADAVAQILSWRDHDELWDLAHFVAVSRPGHPLSAAGLPSKNVSLLEIPALAISSTDCRNRVHNGQPVWYLVPDGVVQYIAKHHLYRSKA encoded by the coding sequence ATGAGCGCAGGTCGAGCGCCGCGCATCGGGGTGATGGGCGGCACCTTCGACCCGGTTCATCACGGTCACCTCGTCGCGGCGAGCGAAGTCGCCGCATCCTTCGACCTCGATGAGGTCATCTTCGTCCCCACGGGCGAGCCGTGGCAGAAGTCGCAGGTGACCGAGAGCGAGCACCGTTACCTGATGACGGTGATCGCGACGGCCTCGAACCCCGACTTCAGCGTCAGCAGGGTCGACATCGACCGATCCGGGCCGACGTACACGATCGACACCCTCCGAGACCTCCAGGCCCAGCGACCCGATGCCGAGCTCTTCTTCATCACGGGAGCCGATGCCGTGGCGCAGATTCTCAGCTGGAGGGACCATGATGAACTGTGGGACCTCGCCCATTTCGTGGCGGTCTCCCGGCCCGGGCACCCGCTATCGGCGGCTGGTCTGCCGAGCAAGAACGTGAGTCTGCTCGAGATCCCGGCCCTGGCCATCTCTTCGACGGACTGTCGGAACCGCGTGCACAACGGTCAACCGGTGTGGTACCTCGTTCCGGATGGAGTCGTCCAGTACATTGCGAAGCATCACCTCTACCGGAGTAAGGCATGA